In Nitrosophilus alvini, the following are encoded in one genomic region:
- a CDS encoding YbgC/FadM family acyl-CoA thioesterase, translated as MKIRVYYEDTDVGGVVYYANYLKFCERARSEIFFQKGLKPVAGDCHFVVKELQAKYLKPAFFADILEVKTSLKKLGSTFVELCQEIYKDEEKIFAMDIKLVFLCDSRPSRIPVEFKNLFLPLLQEK; from the coding sequence GTGAAAATAAGAGTCTATTACGAAGATACAGATGTTGGCGGTGTTGTTTATTATGCTAATTATCTGAAATTCTGCGAGAGGGCGCGTTCTGAGATATTTTTTCAAAAGGGGCTTAAGCCTGTGGCAGGTGATTGTCATTTTGTTGTTAAAGAATTGCAGGCCAAGTATCTGAAGCCGGCATTTTTTGCCGATATTTTGGAGGTAAAAACCTCTCTTAAAAAGCTCGGAAGTACTTTTGTAGAGCTTTGTCAGGAGATTTATAAAGATGAAGAGAAGATATTTGCGATGGATATCAAACTTGTTTTTTTGTGCGACAGCAGGCCTTCAAGAATACCGGTAGAATTTAAAAATCTGTTTCTACCGCTTCTTCAAGAAAAATAA
- the sdhA gene encoding succinate dehydrogenase flavoprotein subunit, with amino-acid sequence MEIPVYKYDVIIVGAGLAGCAAAREIQKAGKKVAVLTKLHPLRSHSGAAQGGVNAALSEDDDIELHMFDTVKGSDYLADQDAVELMCSKAPETIRWIEHMGAAFSRKSDGKIAQRPFGGQSKPRACYAKDRTGLTLLQTIYEQAHRAGVEFWDEWYVADIIYKNGKVSGVCAYNLRDTSPAVFNAKAVMFATGGYARAFKVNSNAHANTGDGLSIFARHGLPLEDMEFVQFHPTGLAGSGILISEAARGEGGRLYNALGERFMEKYAPEKMELAPRDVVSRAITKEILEGRGVGPNKDAVAIDLTHLGEEIIMERLPELRDLALTFLGQDMIKEPIYIAATAHYSMGGIPVDIEGHVRKNTNEFAEGLYAAGECACVSVHGANRLGANSLLEALFFGRHVGETIIKDMENGISCEEATAEDAQNMIKELEFIMTNNGTEKTSKLRTELQESMTANAGVFRTEESLKKQKEKIKELRERFKNIRIEDKSKVFNTDLQEAIELGHMLDYAAFIVEGALARKESRGAHYREDYQNRDDENFLKHTMAYMDEEGNISLEYMDVTLGRFEPQERKY; translated from the coding sequence ATGGAAATTCCTGTTTATAAATATGATGTGATAATAGTCGGGGCCGGGCTTGCCGGATGTGCTGCGGCAAGAGAGATACAAAAAGCCGGCAAAAAAGTGGCGGTTCTTACAAAACTGCATCCACTAAGAAGTCACTCCGGAGCTGCGCAAGGCGGTGTAAATGCAGCGCTCAGTGAAGATGACGACATTGAACTCCATATGTTCGATACCGTAAAGGGCAGTGACTATCTTGCAGATCAGGATGCCGTAGAATTGATGTGTTCCAAAGCACCTGAAACTATAAGATGGATTGAGCATATGGGTGCGGCATTCAGCAGAAAAAGCGACGGGAAAATTGCACAAAGGCCTTTTGGGGGACAGAGCAAACCAAGAGCCTGCTATGCAAAAGACAGGACAGGACTTACCCTGCTTCAGACTATATATGAGCAGGCACACAGAGCAGGTGTAGAGTTTTGGGATGAATGGTATGTAGCCGATATTATTTATAAAAACGGAAAAGTATCAGGAGTATGCGCTTACAACCTAAGAGATACATCTCCTGCAGTTTTCAACGCAAAAGCCGTTATGTTTGCTACAGGCGGATATGCAAGAGCCTTCAAAGTAAACTCAAACGCCCATGCAAACACGGGAGACGGTCTTTCCATATTTGCAAGACACGGATTGCCTCTTGAAGATATGGAATTTGTTCAGTTCCATCCGACCGGCCTTGCCGGAAGTGGGATTTTGATATCCGAAGCTGCGAGAGGAGAAGGCGGAAGACTCTATAACGCTCTTGGTGAAAGATTTATGGAAAAATATGCGCCTGAAAAGATGGAACTTGCTCCAAGAGACGTAGTCAGCCGCGCGATAACAAAAGAGATACTTGAAGGAAGAGGTGTAGGACCCAACAAAGATGCCGTCGCCATAGATCTGACCCATCTTGGCGAAGAGATCATAATGGAAAGACTTCCGGAGCTAAGAGACCTTGCTCTTACATTCCTCGGACAGGATATGATAAAAGAGCCTATTTATATTGCTGCTACTGCACACTATTCCATGGGCGGGATACCTGTAGATATCGAGGGACATGTGAGAAAAAATACAAATGAGTTTGCAGAAGGGTTATATGCTGCCGGTGAGTGCGCCTGCGTTAGTGTACACGGTGCAAACAGACTCGGGGCAAACTCTTTGCTTGAAGCTCTCTTCTTTGGAAGACATGTGGGAGAAACTATAATAAAAGATATGGAAAATGGAATCTCCTGCGAAGAGGCGACTGCCGAAGATGCTCAAAATATGATAAAAGAGCTCGAGTTTATCATGACAAACAACGGAACCGAAAAAACTTCCAAACTAAGAACGGAACTTCAAGAGAGCATGACTGCAAATGCCGGTGTTTTCAGAACGGAAGAGTCGCTTAAAAAACAGAAAGAAAAAATCAAAGAGCTAAGAGAGAGATTTAAAAACATCCGAATAGAAGACAAATCGAAAGTATTCAACACAGACCTTCAAGAAGCGATAGAACTTGGGCATATGCTTGACTATGCCGCATTTATTGTTGAAGGAGCATTGGCAAGAAAAGAGAGCCGCGGAGCTCATTACAGAGAAGATTATCAAAACAGAGATGATGAAAACTTCCTGAAACATACAATGGCTTACATGGATGAAGAAGGAAATATCAGCCTTGAGTATATGGATGTAACTCTGGGCAGATTTGAACCTCAAGAGAGAAAATATTAG
- a CDS encoding thiamine-phosphate kinase — MDKESYFINLFNNKFIGDDACVIDNYVYSQDAFFEDVHFKREWMRLDDIGEKAMLVNISDALAMNAKPLYALLTVSMPKNITPYEMEILSDGLKRAAERYGVKIVGGDTVSGPKLDISITIISESKNPIFRKGIKEGNLIAYTGKLGTVKKDLGRLQRGFKIPRSSKFIKPVLRDSFMKKAAKYMNAAMDISDGLFHDLEKLSRANRMGFEFFEKIPKAIGCSGEEFELLFAFDKKYLPVIMGISKKTRTPLTVFAKAARKSYKNRCRPHHF, encoded by the coding sequence TTGGACAAAGAGAGTTATTTTATAAATCTTTTTAATAATAAGTTTATTGGTGACGATGCATGTGTTATAGATAATTATGTATATTCACAGGATGCCTTTTTTGAAGATGTCCATTTCAAAAGAGAGTGGATGAGGCTTGATGATATCGGAGAAAAAGCGATGCTTGTCAACATCTCAGATGCCTTAGCCATGAATGCAAAACCCCTGTATGCACTTCTAACGGTATCTATGCCAAAAAATATCACACCTTATGAGATGGAGATTCTCTCTGATGGCCTGAAAAGAGCGGCAGAAAGATACGGGGTGAAAATAGTAGGCGGAGATACCGTAAGCGGACCAAAACTTGATATCTCCATCACTATAATTTCCGAATCAAAAAATCCGATATTTAGAAAAGGGATAAAAGAGGGTAATCTGATAGCGTATACCGGAAAACTTGGAACTGTAAAAAAAGATCTTGGCAGATTACAAAGAGGTTTTAAAATACCTAGAAGTTCAAAGTTTATAAAACCAGTTTTAAGAGACAGTTTTATGAAAAAAGCTGCAAAATATATGAATGCCGCGATGGATATATCAGACGGTCTGTTTCATGATCTCGAAAAGCTTTCCCGTGCGAACAGGATGGGATTTGAGTTTTTTGAAAAAATACCAAAAGCTATCGGTTGTAGCGGCGAAGAGTTTGAACTGCTCTTTGCTTTCGACAAAAAATATCTACCTGTAATAATGGGAATTTCCAAAAAAACCAGAACACCTTTAACTGTTTTTGCAAAAGCGGCAAGGAAAAGTTATAAAAACAGATGCAGACCGCATCATTTTTAA
- the rseP gene encoding RIP metalloprotease RseP: MGFIVSLLVLSFLIFFHELGHFLAARLFGVKVERFSIGFGKVIAKKQIGETEWALSSIPLGGYVKMKGQDDTDPTKKSFDPDSYNSKKPWQRIIILFAGPFANFFLAFLLYFTIALMGSDTYAPVIGEVLPNSAAYEAGLKKGDKIIKIDDTPIRTWEDLSKAIKESRGTIKLVVERDGKVFNLELIPKISETKNIFGETVKRRMIGIAPSGDLVKVEYGFLESFKVAFERTVQAGKMIIVGIEKMIEGVVPLKEVGGVISIVDITAKASQIGIVALFSLTALISVNLGVLNLLPIPALDGGHIIFNLYEMITKRTPSEEVLYKLTLLGWFVLFMLMGLGIYNDINRLLGASNG, translated from the coding sequence ATGGGTTTTATAGTTTCTTTACTGGTTTTATCTTTTTTAATATTTTTTCATGAACTTGGCCATTTTTTAGCAGCCCGACTCTTTGGTGTAAAGGTTGAAAGATTCAGTATCGGTTTCGGAAAAGTTATCGCCAAAAAGCAGATAGGAGAGACCGAATGGGCTCTAAGTTCCATTCCACTTGGCGGATATGTCAAGATGAAAGGCCAGGATGATACCGATCCTACCAAAAAAAGTTTTGATCCTGACAGCTACAATTCAAAAAAACCGTGGCAGAGAATCATCATTCTTTTTGCAGGCCCCTTTGCAAACTTTTTCCTTGCATTCTTGCTCTATTTTACAATAGCTTTGATGGGCAGCGACACATACGCTCCGGTTATAGGAGAAGTTTTGCCAAATTCCGCCGCATATGAAGCGGGACTTAAAAAAGGTGATAAAATAATAAAAATAGATGATACTCCCATACGCACATGGGAAGACCTGAGTAAAGCTATCAAAGAGAGCCGTGGTACCATAAAACTTGTTGTTGAAAGAGACGGAAAAGTTTTTAATCTCGAACTTATACCCAAGATCAGTGAAACAAAAAATATTTTTGGCGAAACAGTAAAAAGAAGAATGATAGGTATAGCTCCCTCGGGTGATCTGGTCAAAGTAGAATACGGTTTTCTTGAATCATTCAAAGTAGCATTTGAAAGAACAGTCCAGGCAGGCAAGATGATAATCGTAGGTATAGAAAAGATGATAGAAGGCGTTGTTCCTCTTAAAGAGGTAGGAGGCGTAATCTCTATCGTTGATATTACAGCAAAAGCCAGTCAGATCGGTATTGTAGCACTCTTTTCTCTTACTGCGCTTATCTCTGTAAACCTTGGAGTTTTAAATCTTTTACCAATACCTGCTCTTGACGGAGGGCATATTATATTTAATCTTTATGAAATGATAACAAAAAGGACACCCAGTGAAGAGGTGCTATACAAACTTACCCTGCTGGGATGGTTTGTACTCTTTATGCTTATGGGGCTGGGCATCTACAACGACATAAACAGACTTTTAGGAGCTTCAAATGGATAA
- the truD gene encoding tRNA pseudouridine(13) synthase TruD produces MDRIFFLNHSPIDFYFKQSPETFVVEEVPLYPFSGEGEHLILKVRKRNLTTWQMLQIFSEQLGVKVRDIGYAGLKDKNALTYQHISINKKYEGKLSSFSHPDIKITQTDRHKNKIRTGHLKGNRFYIKLKKVSSINAKKIDNVIKIIEKEGMPNFFGYQRFGIEGDNYILGKEIVEGKRRERNRKKERLFVNAYQSHLFNLWLSKRVEISKFVESFGKKELMTLLDLPEGIIEELKEQRQFFKLLPGDLAQHYPHGRLFEIESVIEESERFFQRVISPTGLLPGAKTKRANGLARDIEKDFDDENITAYGDRRFAWIFPENIEGCYKEENAWYELRFFLPKGSYATVLLEEIAHRRL; encoded by the coding sequence ATGGATAGAATCTTTTTTTTGAATCACTCACCGATAGATTTTTATTTCAAACAGTCTCCTGAGACTTTTGTGGTCGAAGAGGTTCCTTTGTATCCTTTCAGCGGGGAAGGGGAGCATCTGATTTTGAAAGTCAGAAAAAGAAACCTTACCACCTGGCAGATGCTCCAAATTTTCAGCGAGCAGTTGGGAGTCAAAGTCAGAGATATAGGATATGCGGGACTTAAAGACAAAAATGCACTTACATATCAGCATATCTCCATAAACAAAAAATATGAAGGGAAACTCAGTTCTTTTTCGCATCCGGATATCAAAATCACACAAACCGATAGACACAAAAACAAGATACGTACAGGTCATCTGAAAGGAAACAGGTTTTATATAAAACTAAAAAAGGTCTCTAGCATTAATGCCAAAAAGATAGACAATGTTATAAAAATAATAGAAAAAGAGGGTATGCCCAACTTCTTCGGATATCAGCGTTTTGGAATAGAGGGAGATAACTATATACTGGGAAAAGAGATAGTGGAGGGAAAAAGAAGAGAGAGAAACAGAAAAAAAGAGAGACTCTTTGTAAATGCCTACCAGAGTCATCTTTTCAATCTCTGGCTATCAAAAAGGGTAGAGATATCCAAGTTTGTAGAGAGTTTCGGAAAAAAGGAGCTGATGACGCTTCTGGATCTGCCTGAAGGGATAATAGAGGAGCTGAAAGAACAGAGACAGTTTTTCAAGCTTCTGCCGGGAGATTTGGCTCAGCACTATCCCCACGGAAGGCTTTTTGAGATAGAGAGCGTAATAGAGGAGAGCGAGAGATTTTTTCAAAGAGTTATCAGTCCGACCGGACTGCTACCCGGAGCGAAAACGAAAAGAGCCAACGGACTTGCAAGAGATATCGAAAAAGATTTTGATGATGAAAATATAACCGCATACGGAGATAGAAGATTTGCATGGATTTTTCCGGAAAATATAGAGGGTTGCTACAAAGAAGAGAACGCATGGTATGAACTTCGTTTTTTTCTCCCAAAAGGGAGCTACGCCACAGTTTTGCTCGAAGAGATAGCGCATAGAAGGTTGTAA
- a CDS encoding succinate dehydrogenase/fumarate reductase iron-sulfur subunit — MSNTKKVTLNIFRFNSETDYLPHYQKVELEVSQEEVVLDLLNRIKWDIDGSFSYRRSCRHGICGSCAVKVNNKTVLACKERVFDLIDIFGTDWTIDPSSKSRAIKDLVVDKKDFWEKYNAVTPYLVADIDEHPECENIILPETAEKLEEADYCIQCGCCYYACPVIEVNEDYFGPAAFVKAYRFNADVRDNAKIDRLKTVDPIGPGVWDCVKCFECSEACPKDIDPQSKITKLHNQLFEEGVAENNVASRHAVGFKKSIEKHGILDEGMLVAYSEGCAVVKHIPEALEMFKKGKIVMPWNMPKSKNMDEIKKLVKISSTAKF; from the coding sequence ATGAGCAATACAAAAAAAGTAACACTAAATATTTTTAGATTTAATTCCGAAACAGATTACCTTCCTCATTATCAAAAAGTCGAACTCGAAGTAAGCCAGGAGGAGGTTGTTCTCGACCTTTTAAACAGAATAAAATGGGATATAGACGGAAGTTTCAGCTACAGAAGAAGCTGTAGACACGGAATATGCGGAAGCTGTGCGGTAAAAGTAAACAACAAAACTGTACTTGCCTGTAAAGAGAGGGTATTTGATCTGATAGATATATTTGGAACAGATTGGACTATCGATCCTTCAAGTAAGTCAAGAGCGATAAAAGACCTCGTTGTTGATAAAAAAGATTTCTGGGAAAAATACAACGCAGTAACACCTTATCTTGTCGCCGACATAGACGAACATCCGGAATGTGAAAACATCATACTTCCCGAAACTGCAGAAAAACTTGAAGAAGCAGACTACTGCATCCAGTGCGGATGCTGTTACTACGCATGTCCGGTCATAGAGGTAAACGAGGACTATTTCGGACCGGCAGCATTCGTAAAAGCCTATAGATTTAATGCCGACGTCAGAGATAACGCCAAAATAGACAGACTCAAAACAGTCGACCCTATCGGACCGGGAGTTTGGGACTGCGTAAAATGTTTCGAGTGCAGCGAAGCTTGTCCGAAAGATATAGACCCGCAGTCAAAAATCACAAAACTCCACAACCAGCTTTTCGAAGAGGGAGTGGCTGAGAATAATGTGGCAAGCCGACATGCTGTAGGGTTTAAAAAATCTATTGAAAAACACGGTATCCTTGACGAAGGAATGCTTGTTGCATACAGCGAAGGGTGCGCAGTGGTCAAACACATACCGGAAGCTTTAGAGATGTTCAAAAAAGGCAAAATCGTAATGCCTTGGAATATGCCTAAATCGAAAAATATGGACGAAATCAAAAAACTCGTCAAAATTTCTTCAACAGCCAAGTTTTAA
- a CDS encoding cyclic GMP-AMP synthase DncV-like nucleotidyltransferase, with product MIYDCSTEMTKYHNEKVRLSEKEQGKLRDYRDANLERLKNGLTKNGGPAYEDSISQGSYAMHTLNQHPENDYDIDVGIIFDREDIKGSQGGDKTALAVRQMVCNAMQDDRFNKQPEVLKNCVRVYYEEGHHVDMPVYRRYEDENGNIVQELASSNWEESDPEAITEWFKEAVIEKSPDKANGRQMRRITRLIKKWARSRSSWNMPSGFIISVLVDEKYVAKAGRDDESLYETLKAIRDRLSEDMDVYNPVNCDLISDGKESKLQKIYDELDKVLMETLNVLENADCTHEQAMKAWSKFFNDDFFEDQINRASESKSTYEAIDVTARPWRSN from the coding sequence ATGATTTATGACTGTTCAACTGAAATGACAAAATACCATAATGAGAAAGTTCGCCTTTCTGAGAAAGAGCAAGGTAAGCTTAGAGATTATCGGGATGCAAATTTGGAACGGCTGAAAAATGGACTTACCAAGAATGGTGGTCCGGCATATGAGGATAGTATATCCCAAGGCTCTTATGCTATGCATACACTCAATCAGCATCCTGAAAATGACTATGATATCGATGTAGGAATCATTTTTGATCGTGAAGATATCAAAGGAAGTCAAGGAGGGGACAAGACTGCTTTGGCTGTACGTCAGATGGTTTGCAATGCAATGCAAGATGACCGTTTTAACAAGCAGCCGGAAGTTTTAAAAAACTGCGTCAGGGTTTACTATGAAGAAGGTCACCATGTAGATATGCCGGTTTATCGTCGTTATGAGGATGAAAATGGCAATATCGTCCAGGAACTTGCCAGTAGCAATTGGGAAGAGTCAGATCCGGAAGCTATTACGGAATGGTTCAAAGAAGCTGTTATTGAAAAAAGCCCCGATAAAGCCAATGGTCGCCAAATGAGAAGAATAACAAGACTCATCAAAAAATGGGCAAGAAGTCGGAGTTCTTGGAATATGCCAAGCGGTTTTATCATCAGTGTTCTGGTTGATGAAAAGTATGTTGCTAAAGCAGGACGTGATGATGAGTCACTATATGAAACTTTGAAGGCAATTAGAGATAGATTGAGTGAGGATATGGATGTATATAATCCTGTCAACTGTGACTTAATCAGTGATGGAAAAGAGTCTAAGCTTCAAAAGATATATGATGAACTTGATAAAGTACTAATGGAAACACTAAATGTTTTGGAGAATGCCGACTGTACACATGAGCAGGCAATGAAGGCTTGGAGCAAGTTCTTTAACGATGACTTCTTCGAAGATCAAATCAATAGAGCAAGTGAAAGTAAAAGTACCTACGAAGCTATTGATGTTACGGCTAGGCCATGGCGATCAAATTAA
- a CDS encoding uracil-DNA glycosylase, whose product MNNLQRLQLLKNLYYLKWIGYDFLDNIKIEKNRLNLPNNLEELRKIVMSCHLCRLSKTRKNVVFGEGNPNADLMFVGEGPGATEDETGRPFVGRAGQLLTKMIENVLEIKREDVYIANIVKCRPPNNRVPTEEEAQTCKPFLLKQIEIISPKIIVALGATSYRYLTGDNTPISRIRGETVKFGKIVLIPTYHPSFLLRNPSKKKEVYLDLLKIKRLLCEE is encoded by the coding sequence ATGAATAATCTGCAAAGACTCCAGCTGTTGAAAAATTTATACTATTTAAAATGGATAGGGTACGATTTTTTGGATAATATCAAAATAGAAAAAAATAGATTGAATCTTCCGAACAATCTGGAAGAGCTTAGAAAAATTGTTATGTCGTGCCATCTATGCCGCCTCTCCAAAACGAGAAAAAATGTGGTTTTCGGTGAAGGAAATCCAAACGCTGACCTGATGTTTGTAGGAGAAGGTCCCGGAGCGACGGAAGATGAGACCGGAAGACCGTTTGTGGGCAGAGCCGGACAGCTTTTGACAAAAATGATAGAAAACGTTCTTGAAATAAAAAGAGAAGATGTGTATATAGCCAACATTGTAAAATGCAGGCCGCCCAACAACAGAGTTCCTACCGAGGAAGAGGCCCAAACATGCAAGCCGTTTCTTTTAAAGCAGATAGAGATAATATCACCAAAGATAATTGTCGCACTGGGTGCTACAAGCTATAGATACCTTACAGGTGACAATACACCCATATCTAGAATCAGAGGTGAAACGGTGAAGTTCGGAAAAATAGTACTGATTCCCACATATCACCCGAGTTTCCTGCTTAGAAACCCTTCAAAAAAGAAAGAAGTATATTTAGATCTTTTAAAAATCAAGAGGCTGCTATGCGAAGAGTGA
- a CDS encoding YggS family pyridoxal phosphate-dependent enzyme gives MDKMRLRENFDEIVQRVEKARLRVSEYHIVKIVAASKYAGTQEIEELYDLGQRAFGENRVQDLKEKSQALEHLPIEWHFIGRLQKNKINHLIDLNPFLMQSLDSYELALELDKRLIAKESVMDCLLQINSAKEETKAGVYPEEAFDTYQRIIADCKKINLKGVMTIGAHTDNEEEIRKSFETTYKIYEALQPHGAKICSMGMSHDFELAIECGSNMVRIGSLFFK, from the coding sequence ATGGATAAAATGAGACTAAGAGAAAACTTTGATGAGATAGTTCAAAGAGTCGAAAAAGCAAGACTCAGAGTTAGCGAGTATCATATAGTAAAAATAGTGGCTGCAAGCAAATATGCCGGAACACAAGAGATAGAAGAGCTTTATGACTTAGGCCAGAGAGCCTTCGGTGAAAACAGGGTACAGGACCTAAAAGAAAAGTCGCAGGCCCTTGAACATCTGCCCATTGAATGGCATTTTATAGGCAGACTTCAAAAGAACAAGATAAATCATCTAATAGACCTCAATCCCTTCCTTATGCAGTCTCTTGACTCCTATGAACTGGCACTTGAACTGGACAAGAGGCTTATAGCAAAGGAAAGTGTAATGGACTGCCTTTTACAGATAAACAGTGCAAAAGAGGAGACAAAAGCCGGCGTCTATCCGGAAGAGGCATTTGACACATATCAAAGAATCATTGCAGACTGCAAAAAGATAAATCTAAAAGGCGTTATGACCATAGGCGCCCATACCGATAACGAAGAAGAGATAAGAAAAAGTTTTGAAACTACATACAAGATTTACGAAGCTCTTCAGCCACACGGAGCCAAAATCTGTTCTATGGGAATGAGTCACGATTTTGAACTTGCCATTGAGTGCGGAAGCAATATGGTGCGTATCGGTAGCCTTTTTTTCAAATAG
- a CDS encoding type IV secretion system DNA-binding domain-containing protein, whose amino-acid sequence MITLARSKGRRIIYSVQEFQHLEDIYQNEIARTILGNTNTIFVYRTTNAEFLEKMLGQQEVLEYSESRSMGSADMADRITASKQKKTKPLVLASKYNAWPTLNFIPKYCSGYYES is encoded by the coding sequence ATGATTACACTGGCCAGATCTAAAGGTAGAAGAATTATTTACAGCGTACAGGAATTTCAACATCTTGAAGATATTTACCAAAATGAGATTGCAAGAACTATTCTTGGCAATACAAACACGATATTTGTTTACAGAACCACAAATGCGGAATTTCTTGAAAAAATGCTTGGACAGCAAGAAGTCCTTGAATATAGCGAAAGCAGATCCATGGGAAGTGCGGATATGGCAGATAGAATTACCGCAAGCAAACAGAAAAAAACAAAACCGCTTGTCCTGGCATCGAAATACAACGCTTGGCCAACCTTGAATTTTATACCAAAATATTGCTCCGGATATTACGAAAGCTAG
- a CDS encoding class II SORL domain-containing protein has translation MPKINRYVDISEVERESKKDYIDRHSPFVHCESSAKKGEKFTVKVKVGEEYTHPDDFDHYIAYVQLWDGERLLGQATFTPGTLGNIKSHVEVDFHIIPQKNLTLTAMSYCTKHGLWESDPVKVTVE, from the coding sequence ATGCCAAAAATAAACAGATATGTAGATATTAGCGAAGTTGAAAGAGAGTCTAAAAAAGATTATATAGATAGACATTCTCCATTTGTTCATTGTGAAAGCAGTGCAAAAAAAGGTGAAAAATTCACAGTGAAGGTAAAAGTAGGCGAAGAGTACACTCACCCTGATGATTTTGACCACTATATTGCATACGTTCAGCTATGGGACGGTGAGAGACTGCTTGGTCAGGCAACATTCACTCCAGGAACACTCGGAAATATAAAAAGCCATGTAGAAGTCGATTTTCACATAATTCCTCAGAAAAATCTTACTCTTACTGCTATGAGCTACTGTACAAAACACGGACTTTGGGAAAGCGACCCGGTAAAAGTTACAGTAGAATAA
- a CDS encoding CoB--CoM heterodisulfide reductase iron-sulfur subunit B family protein: protein MENLKYALYTGCTARESTPELLKSTLAVAKKLGIELVLLDEASCCGASHLQDFDDFLSLVLNARNICYAEKLGLPMVTICNTCQLNTAMTKKRLDENPELKAKVNEKLAEVGLEYKGTSEVRHFLYALIDDYGLENISSKVEKPLSSLNIAAFYGCHNIRPSELHDGSNLNENPYKPTSLDRLIEALEGNSVDYEHKNKCCGFHVDLQAPRTANLLSGHALLDAMDNNADVMVTPCPLCHLNLDVKQKSISKTVGRDINLPVIHLPQMIGLALGISPSDLGLQHHVTEVATS from the coding sequence ATGGAAAATCTAAAATATGCACTTTATACAGGATGTACGGCCAGAGAAAGTACGCCGGAGCTTCTAAAATCTACATTGGCGGTTGCCAAAAAACTGGGTATTGAACTGGTACTTCTTGATGAAGCAAGCTGCTGCGGAGCAAGCCATCTCCAGGACTTTGACGATTTTCTCTCACTGGTTTTGAATGCTAGAAATATTTGCTATGCCGAAAAGCTTGGCCTGCCGATGGTTACCATATGCAATACCTGTCAGCTCAATACCGCTATGACCAAAAAGAGACTCGACGAAAATCCCGAGCTCAAAGCCAAAGTAAATGAAAAGCTTGCAGAAGTGGGACTCGAGTATAAAGGGACTTCTGAAGTAAGACACTTTTTGTATGCACTCATCGATGACTATGGCCTTGAAAACATCAGCAGCAAAGTAGAAAAGCCGCTCAGCAGTCTGAATATCGCCGCTTTTTACGGCTGTCATAACATCAGACCCAGTGAGCTGCACGATGGAAGCAATCTGAATGAAAATCCATACAAACCTACTTCTCTTGACAGACTTATAGAAGCGCTTGAAGGGAATAGTGTAGATTATGAACACAAAAACAAATGCTGCGGTTTCCACGTTGACCTTCAGGCTCCCAGAACGGCAAATCTGCTAAGCGGGCATGCTCTTTTGGACGCTATGGACAATAATGCCGACGTTATGGTAACACCATGCCCTCTTTGTCATCTAAATCTCGATGTAAAACAAAAATCTATCAGCAAAACGGTGGGACGTGATATAAATCTTCCAGTGATACATCTTCCACAAATGATAGGTCTGGCTTTGGGCATTTCTCCAAGCGATTTGGGACTCCAGCACCACGTAACAGAAGTAGCAACATCATAA